Proteins encoded within one genomic window of Nonomuraea gerenzanensis:
- a CDS encoding L-threonylcarbamoyladenylate synthase, with amino-acid sequence MGRRFDCSDPDQRTIALMEAAAAVRRGDLVVLPTDTVYGIGADAFTPAAVQSLLDAKGRGRDMPPPVLVGTVRAATALVDDLGAYGQDLIDAFWPGPLTLVCKANRALSWDLGDTKGTVAVRMPLHPVALDLLKETGPMAVSSANRSGAPAATTAEEAEEQLGDSVEVYLDGGKTTDHTPSTILDLTTAVPRLLRRGAIPVEKLRGIIGYVATDD; translated from the coding sequence GTGGGACGACGTTTTGACTGCTCCGACCCCGACCAGCGGACCATCGCGCTGATGGAGGCCGCCGCGGCCGTCCGCCGCGGGGACCTCGTGGTGCTGCCGACCGACACCGTTTACGGCATCGGCGCCGACGCCTTCACCCCGGCGGCCGTCCAGTCGCTGCTCGACGCCAAGGGCCGGGGCCGCGACATGCCGCCGCCCGTGCTCGTGGGCACCGTCAGAGCCGCCACAGCGCTCGTGGACGACCTCGGAGCGTACGGGCAGGACTTGATAGACGCCTTCTGGCCCGGGCCGCTCACGCTCGTCTGCAAGGCCAACAGGGCCCTTTCCTGGGACCTGGGCGACACCAAGGGCACGGTGGCGGTCCGCATGCCGCTGCACCCGGTCGCGCTCGACCTGCTCAAGGAGACCGGCCCCATGGCCGTCTCCAGCGCCAACCGCTCCGGCGCGCCCGCCGCCACCACCGCGGAGGAGGCCGAGGAGCAGCTCGGCGACTCCGTCGAGGTCTACCTCGACGGCGGCAAGACCACCGACCACACCCCCTCCACCATCCTCGACCTCACCACGGCCGTGCCCCGGCTGCTGCGGCGCGGGGCCATCCCGGTGGAGAAGCTGCGCGGCATCATCGGGTACGTCGCCACCGACGACTGA
- the rpmE gene encoding 50S ribosomal protein L31 yields MKRDIHPEYHVTQVSCSCGNTFTTRSTAKNGVIHADVCSACHPFYTGKQKILDTGGRVARFEKRFGKKATGK; encoded by the coding sequence ATGAAGCGCGACATCCACCCCGAGTACCACGTGACGCAGGTCTCCTGCTCCTGCGGCAACACGTTCACCACCCGCAGCACCGCCAAGAACGGCGTCATCCACGCCGACGTGTGCTCGGCCTGCCACCCGTTCTACACGGGCAAGCAGAAGATCCTCGACACCGGCGGCCGGGTGGCCCGCTTCGAGAAGCGCTTCGGCAAGAAGGCCACGGGCAAGTAG
- the prfA gene encoding peptide chain release factor 1 — protein sequence MNLDELLKEYSELELQLADPAVHADQNKARTLGRRYSQLTPIVGTYRELDSVREDLVAAKELAGEDETFAAEAAELEERIPQLEEKLRHLLIPRDPNDDKDIIMEIKAGEGGEESALFAGDLLRMYLRYAERLGWKTEIIDSQPSDLGGYKDVTVGIRAKGDEGVWSRLKYEGGVHRVQRVPVTESQGRIHTSAAGVLVYPEAEEVDVQIDPNDLRIDVYRSSGPGGQSVNTTDSAVRITHLPTGVVVSCQNEKSQLQNKESALRILRARLLAIAQEEAEAAAQAERKSQVRTVDRSERVRTYNFPENRISDHRVGFKAYNLDQVLDGELTAVTQALIDAEMAEKLAQHS from the coding sequence GTGAACCTCGACGAGTTGCTCAAGGAGTATTCCGAGCTGGAGCTGCAGCTCGCCGACCCCGCCGTGCACGCAGACCAGAACAAGGCCCGCACGCTCGGTCGCCGCTACTCCCAGCTCACGCCGATCGTCGGCACCTACCGCGAGCTCGACTCCGTCCGCGAGGACCTGGTGGCCGCCAAGGAGCTGGCCGGCGAGGACGAGACGTTCGCCGCCGAGGCCGCCGAGCTGGAGGAGCGCATCCCGCAGCTGGAGGAGAAGCTCAGGCACCTGCTCATCCCGCGCGATCCCAACGATGACAAGGACATCATCATGGAGATCAAGGCGGGCGAGGGCGGCGAGGAGTCCGCGCTGTTCGCGGGCGACCTGCTGCGGATGTACCTCCGCTACGCCGAGCGGCTCGGCTGGAAGACCGAGATCATCGACAGCCAGCCCTCCGACCTGGGCGGATACAAGGACGTCACGGTCGGCATCCGGGCCAAGGGCGACGAGGGCGTCTGGTCGCGGCTGAAGTACGAGGGCGGGGTGCACCGCGTGCAGCGGGTGCCCGTCACCGAGTCGCAGGGCCGCATCCACACCAGCGCCGCGGGCGTGCTCGTCTACCCGGAGGCGGAGGAGGTCGACGTCCAGATCGACCCCAACGACCTGCGCATCGACGTCTACCGCTCCAGCGGCCCCGGCGGCCAGAGCGTCAACACCACCGACTCCGCGGTCCGCATCACCCACCTGCCCACCGGCGTCGTCGTCTCGTGCCAGAACGAGAAGAGCCAGCTGCAGAACAAGGAGTCGGCCCTGCGCATCCTGCGCGCCCGGCTGCTGGCCATCGCGCAGGAGGAGGCCGAGGCCGCGGCCCAGGCCGAGCGCAAGTCGCAGGTGCGCACCGTCGACCGCTCCGAGCGGGTCCGCACCTACAACTTCCCGGAAAACCGGATCTCCGACCACCGCGTCGGCTTCAAGGCGTATAACCTCGACCAGGTTCTCGACGGCGAGCTGACCGCCGTCACCCAGGCCCTCATCGACGCCGAAATGGCGGAGAAGCTCGCACAACACTCATGA
- a CDS encoding glycosyltransferase family 4 protein, with translation MREYLFMALISAAVTYLLVPLVRRFAIRIGAMPEVRERDVHTTPTPRLGGLAMYGGLVIGLLTASRLPHTGETLASHNADVVTALIVAGGLITVTGFLDDWWGMDAFIKLGGQIAAAGVLVAFNMRLLYIPLPKDWGGSTSLDYTLSTIITILVVVVTINAVNFVDGLDGLAAGIVCIAAMATWAYSIFLAQSMSAGNITTTAAIAAVLIGTCLGFLPHNFHPAKIFMGDTGAMLIGLVLASSIVTVTPLDPAAIESVNKVGVLLPLMLPAAVLVLPLIDLITAVVRRTSQGLSPFAPDRGHLHHRLLDIGHSMRRSVLIMYAWAFLFAFGVVLLARVGVPVLWFLVVIVLALAVLVLMAAPRWRGRGGAHSAPRNKQPDDDDGPPTGPMPPILPDTQVRRPQMPPADGSSRERATAEGNPVIPAFPSRP, from the coding sequence GTGCGCGAATACCTGTTCATGGCGCTCATCTCGGCGGCGGTCACATATCTGCTGGTGCCGCTGGTGCGCCGCTTCGCCATCCGTATCGGCGCCATGCCCGAGGTTCGCGAGCGCGACGTGCACACCACGCCGACGCCCAGGCTGGGCGGCCTGGCGATGTACGGCGGTCTCGTCATCGGCCTGCTGACCGCCAGCCGGCTCCCGCACACCGGCGAGACCCTGGCCAGCCACAACGCCGACGTCGTCACGGCGCTGATCGTGGCGGGCGGGCTGATCACGGTGACCGGGTTCCTCGACGACTGGTGGGGCATGGACGCCTTCATCAAGCTCGGCGGGCAGATCGCGGCCGCCGGCGTGCTGGTCGCCTTCAACATGCGGCTGCTCTACATCCCGCTGCCGAAGGACTGGGGCGGCTCCACCAGCCTCGACTACACCCTCAGCACGATCATCACCATCCTGGTCGTGGTCGTGACGATCAACGCGGTCAACTTCGTCGACGGTCTCGACGGGCTCGCGGCGGGCATCGTCTGCATCGCCGCCATGGCCACCTGGGCCTACTCGATCTTCCTGGCGCAGAGCATGAGCGCCGGCAACATCACCACGACCGCCGCCATCGCGGCCGTGCTCATCGGCACCTGCCTGGGGTTCCTGCCGCACAACTTCCACCCGGCCAAGATCTTCATGGGCGACACCGGGGCGATGCTGATCGGCCTCGTGCTCGCCTCCTCCATCGTGACGGTGACGCCGCTCGACCCCGCCGCCATCGAGAGCGTGAACAAGGTCGGTGTGCTGCTGCCGCTGATGCTGCCCGCCGCGGTGCTGGTCCTGCCGCTCATCGACCTCATCACCGCCGTGGTGCGCCGCACCTCGCAGGGCCTGTCCCCGTTCGCGCCCGACCGCGGCCACCTGCACCACCGGCTGCTCGACATCGGCCACTCGATGCGCCGGTCCGTGCTGATCATGTACGCGTGGGCGTTCCTGTTCGCCTTCGGCGTGGTGCTGCTGGCACGCGTGGGTGTGCCGGTGCTGTGGTTCCTCGTGGTGATCGTCCTGGCGCTGGCCGTGCTGGTGCTGATGGCCGCTCCGCGCTGGCGGGGCAGGGGCGGGGCGCACTCCGCTCCGCGCAACAAGCAGCCCGATGACGACGACGGCCCGCCGACCGGTCCGATGCCGCCGATCCTGCCGGACACGCAGGTCAGAAGACCGCAGATGCCGCCGGCCGACGGCTCTTCCCGCGAGCGCGCGACGGCCGAGGGAAATCCGGTCATTCCCGCCTTTCCGAGCCGTCCTTGA
- a CDS encoding serine hydroxymethyltransferase yields the protein MGAEPYYGPDFGMLRSRDPEIAQILLDELDRVRGGIQLIASENFTSPAVLAALGSTLTNKYAEGYPGRRYYGGCEVVDRAERLAVERACGLFGAEHANVQPHSGASANLAAYAALLQPGDTMLAMALPHGGHLTHGSKVNFSGRWFDVVPYGVRRDTELIDYDEVRDLALRHQPKLIVCGATAYPRLIDYAVFRGIADEVGAWLLADAAHPIGLMAGGAIPSAVPYADVVTFTTHKALRGPRGGAILCTRELAGKIDRAVFPFVQGGPLMHVVAAKAVAFAEAARPEFADYARRVVANARALAEALGVEGMRAVSGGTDTHLALIDLRGAGVSGAEAERRCADAGITLNRNAVPYDPEPPAITSGIRVGTPCVTTQGMGPQELKEIGTLVTRAVLHPGSSAEVRERVAALLAIHRPYLSEY from the coding sequence ATGGGTGCGGAGCCCTACTACGGGCCGGATTTCGGGATGTTGCGCAGCCGGGATCCCGAGATCGCGCAGATCCTGCTCGACGAGCTCGACCGGGTGCGCGGCGGGATCCAGCTCATCGCGAGCGAGAACTTCACCTCGCCCGCCGTCCTGGCCGCCCTGGGTTCCACCCTCACCAACAAGTACGCCGAGGGCTACCCGGGCAGGCGCTACTACGGCGGCTGCGAGGTCGTGGACCGGGCCGAGCGGCTGGCGGTGGAGCGGGCGTGCGGCCTGTTCGGGGCCGAGCACGCCAACGTCCAGCCGCACTCCGGCGCCTCGGCGAACCTGGCCGCCTACGCCGCCCTGCTGCAGCCCGGCGACACCATGCTGGCCATGGCGCTGCCGCACGGCGGCCATCTCACCCATGGCTCCAAGGTGAACTTCTCGGGAAGATGGTTCGACGTCGTGCCGTACGGAGTGCGTCGCGACACCGAGCTGATCGACTACGACGAGGTGCGGGACCTGGCGTTGCGGCACCAGCCGAAGCTGATCGTGTGCGGCGCGACGGCGTACCCGAGGCTGATCGACTACGCGGTGTTCCGCGGCATCGCGGACGAGGTGGGGGCGTGGCTGCTGGCCGACGCGGCGCATCCGATCGGGCTGATGGCGGGTGGTGCGATCCCGTCGGCGGTGCCGTACGCGGACGTCGTGACGTTCACCACGCACAAGGCGCTGCGCGGGCCGCGCGGCGGCGCGATCCTGTGCACGCGGGAGCTGGCCGGGAAGATCGACCGGGCGGTGTTCCCGTTCGTGCAGGGCGGGCCGCTGATGCACGTGGTGGCGGCCAAGGCGGTGGCGTTCGCGGAGGCGGCGCGGCCGGAGTTCGCCGACTACGCCAGGCGGGTGGTCGCCAACGCGCGGGCGCTGGCCGAGGCGCTGGGGGTGGAGGGGATGCGGGCCGTCTCCGGCGGCACGGACACCCATCTGGCGCTGATCGACCTGCGCGGGGCGGGCGTGTCAGGGGCGGAGGCGGAGCGCAGGTGCGCGGACGCGGGGATCACGCTGAACCGCAACGCGGTGCCGTACGATCCCGAGCCGCCCGCGATCACCTCGGGCATCCGCGTGGGCACGCCGTGCGTGACCACTCAGGGGATGGGGCCCCAGGAACTCAAGGAGATCGGCACGCTCGTGACCCGAGCGGTGCTGCATCCTGGCAGCTCGGCGGAGGTCAGGGAAAGAGTTGCGGCGCTGCTCGCCATCCATCGTCCATATCTCAGCGAATATTAA
- a CDS encoding response regulator: MRVVIAEDSVLLREGLARLLADGGIDTVAAVSDGPALVAAVAEHAPDLAIVDVRMPPTHTDEGLRAALQVRAARPDFPILVLSQYVEERYAGDLIGRAVGYLLKERVADVAEFLAAVRQVAGGGTVIDPEVVVQLLSRQRRGAPLDSLSPREREVLALMAEGRSNTAIAARLVVTEGAVEKHISGIFAKLMLGPAPEDHRRVLAVLTYLGR, encoded by the coding sequence ATGCGCGTGGTCATCGCCGAGGACTCCGTACTGCTGCGGGAGGGGCTGGCGCGGCTGCTGGCCGACGGCGGCATCGACACGGTCGCGGCCGTCTCCGACGGGCCCGCGCTGGTGGCCGCCGTCGCCGAGCACGCACCCGACCTGGCGATCGTGGACGTGCGGATGCCGCCCACGCACACCGACGAGGGCCTGCGGGCCGCGCTGCAGGTGCGCGCGGCCCGGCCCGACTTCCCGATCCTGGTGCTGTCGCAGTACGTCGAGGAGCGCTACGCCGGCGACCTCATCGGCCGGGCCGTCGGATACCTGCTCAAGGAGCGGGTGGCGGACGTGGCGGAGTTCCTGGCGGCGGTGCGGCAGGTGGCGGGCGGCGGCACGGTCATCGACCCCGAGGTGGTGGTGCAGTTGCTGAGCCGCCAGCGCCGCGGCGCGCCGCTGGACTCGCTGTCGCCCCGCGAGCGCGAGGTGCTCGCGCTGATGGCCGAGGGCCGCTCCAACACCGCCATCGCCGCCCGCCTGGTCGTCACCGAGGGCGCCGTGGAGAAGCACATCTCCGGGATCTTCGCCAAGCTCATGCTGGGCCCCGCGCCGGAGGACCACCGGCGGGTGCTGGCCGTCCTGACGTACCTGGGGCGCTGA
- the prmC gene encoding peptide chain release factor N(5)-glutamine methyltransferase has product MTFLLDEIALATARLAEAGVPSPRTDAEEIAAFVHGVRRSELHTVKDSEFDALFWEGVARREAREPLQHITGHAYFRYLELAVGPGVFVPRPETEVMAGWAIETLREMDVNAPLVVDLGTGSGAIALSIAQEVALAEVHAVEVDPAAYTWAKRNISELGQGRTHLHPEDLAEALPELNGKVDLVISNPPYIPPGAIPRDPEVRDYDPSRALFGSGDDGLGEVRAVERTARRLLRPGGWVAVEHADEQGRAVYLTFPEDNGWRDVRLRQDLTRRDRFVTARLGQD; this is encoded by the coding sequence ATGACATTTCTGCTGGACGAGATCGCGCTCGCCACCGCCCGGCTCGCCGAGGCAGGCGTTCCTTCGCCGCGCACCGACGCGGAGGAGATCGCGGCGTTCGTCCACGGTGTGCGCAGGAGCGAGCTCCACACGGTCAAGGACTCCGAGTTCGACGCGCTCTTCTGGGAGGGTGTCGCCCGGCGTGAGGCCCGCGAGCCGCTGCAGCACATCACCGGACACGCCTACTTCCGCTACCTGGAGCTGGCGGTCGGGCCCGGCGTGTTCGTGCCGCGCCCCGAGACCGAGGTGATGGCCGGCTGGGCCATCGAGACGCTGCGCGAGATGGACGTCAACGCGCCCCTCGTGGTCGACCTCGGCACCGGCTCAGGTGCGATCGCCCTGTCCATCGCCCAGGAGGTGGCGCTGGCCGAGGTGCACGCCGTGGAGGTCGATCCGGCGGCGTACACGTGGGCCAAGCGCAACATCTCCGAGCTCGGCCAGGGCCGCACCCACCTGCACCCGGAAGACCTCGCCGAGGCGCTGCCGGAGCTCAACGGCAAGGTCGACCTGGTCATCTCCAACCCGCCGTACATCCCGCCCGGCGCCATCCCGCGCGACCCCGAGGTGCGCGACTACGACCCGTCCCGGGCGTTGTTCGGCTCGGGCGACGACGGGCTCGGCGAGGTGCGCGCGGTGGAGCGCACGGCCCGCCGCCTGCTGCGCCCCGGCGGCTGGGTGGCCGTCGAACACGCCGACGAACAGGGCAGGGCCGTCTACCTGACCTTCCCCGAGGACAACGGCTGGCGCGACGTGCGCCTGCGCCAGGACCTCACCAGAAGAGACCGCTTCGTCACGGCCCGGCTGGGCCAGGACTAG